The DNA sequence CGAGTCCGCGCTCGTCCGCCACCGCCCGATCGATGACGGTGCCGAGATCGTCGTCGCTGAGCGTCTCGAGCGTGAGGAGCAGGCTCCGCGACAGCAGGGGGGAGATCACCGAGAAGGACGGGTTCTCGGTCGTCGCCGCGACGAGGATCACCCAGCCGTTCTCGACGCCGGGGAGGAGCGCATCCTGCTGGGCCTTGGTGAAGCGGTGGATCTCGTCGAGGAAGAGCACCGTGGAGATGCCGTAGAGGTCTCGCGTCGAGAGCGCCTCCTCCATGACGAGCCGGACGTCCTTGACGCCGGCCGTGACGGCCGAGAGCTCGACGAAGCGGCGCCCCGACGAATGCGCGATCGCCTGGGCGAGCGTCGTCTTGCCGGTGCCCGGCGGGCCCCACAGGATGACGGACACCGATCCCGACTGCCCGGATTGGTCGGAGGCGAGAGCCACGAGCGGGGACCCCGGCTTCAGCAGGTGGCGCTGACCGGCGACCTCGTCGAGCGACTTCGGGCGCATGCGCACCGCGAGCGGAGTCGCTCCCGTCCGGAGCCCTGGTTGCACGTCGACCACGCGACAAGGCTAGTCGCAGCCGCTGACATCCCTCGGGAGAGCATGGCGCGGGAACGCCCGGCGCGACTTGGAACGCCAGGGACGCGGCCGATAGGGTTCTCCAAGATCCGCGGGTGCGTCCCCGCGCGACTCCCCCGCACGAACCGCCCGGAGGACATCGGTGGCACCCAGCAGGCAGAACGATCGCGAAGCCCGGCAGGCCCGGGAGCGGCTCCGCGCCTACCAGGCACGGCAGACGGTCCACGAGCGCAAGCTGCAGCGCCGGCGCCGCGACAACTGGATCGCCGGCATCGCGACGGTCGTGATCGTGGCGCTGGCCGTGGCGACGCAGCTCCTCTACTTCTCGGCCGGGCCGGGTGCCGCGAAGGCGTCGTCGTCCGCCTCCCCGTCCGCGACCCCGTCGTCCTCCCCCACGCCCTCGCCCGCGGCCACGGGGGCGAACTCGGGCAACGTGCCGTCGAAGACCATCGCGGGCGACCGCACCTGGTCCGGCACGCTCACGATCAACGGCATCCCGCTCGCGGTGTCCCTCGACGGCAAGGCCGCTCCTCAGGCGGTGTCGTCCACCATCGCGCTCACGCAGAAGAAGTTTTACGACGGCCTCAGCTGCCACCGGCTGACCACCGACGGCATCTGGGTGCTCCAGTGCGGCGACCCGGAGGGCGACGGCTCGGGCGGCCCCGGGTACTCCTACGGCCCGGTCGAGAACGCCCCGGCGAACGGGACCTACCCGGCCGGCACGCTCGCAATGGCCCGTCAGCCGAACAACGGGTACAGCCAGGGCAGCCAATTCTTCATCGTCTACAAGGACAGCCCCATCCCCTCGGACCCGGCCGGCGGGTACACCGTCATCGGGAGGGTGACGAGCGGGCTCGACAAGCTCGTCAGCACGGTCGCCGACAAGGGCGTCCAGGGAGGCGGGACCGACGGCAAGCCCGCGGTGAGCACCCGGATCGACAGCTTCACGCTGCAGTGATCGCGGGCTGTGCAATAGGCTGATCCCCGACGCCGGGCGCCCATCCCGCCCGGCCAGCGCAGCAGCAAGGTGAGGCTCTTGGCTACTTCTGATCAGCACCCCTGGGGTCGTGTCGACGAGACCGGGACCGTGTTCGTCCGCGAGGGCGACGGCGAGCGCGCCGTCGGCCAGTACCCCGATGGGACCCCGGAGGAGGCGATCGCCTACTTCGAGCGCAAGTACACGGATCTCGCGGGTCAGGTCTCCCTCCTCGAGCAGCGGGCCCGCCGCGGCGCCCCCGCGCAGGATGTCGCCAAGTCGGTCGCCAACCT is a window from the Leifsonia sp. AG29 genome containing:
- a CDS encoding peptidylprolyl isomerase, coding for MAPSRQNDREARQARERLRAYQARQTVHERKLQRRRRDNWIAGIATVVIVALAVATQLLYFSAGPGAAKASSSASPSATPSSSPTPSPAATGANSGNVPSKTIAGDRTWSGTLTINGIPLAVSLDGKAAPQAVSSTIALTQKKFYDGLSCHRLTTDGIWVLQCGDPEGDGSGGPGYSYGPVENAPANGTYPAGTLAMARQPNNGYSQGSQFFIVYKDSPIPSDPAGGYTVIGRVTSGLDKLVSTVADKGVQGGGTDGKPAVSTRIDSFTLQ